The following DNA comes from Streptomyces pristinaespiralis.
TTGGCGTGGTCCACGGAGGTGGCGAAGAGCAGGGTCGGCCAGTCCTGCGGAAGAGAGGCCACCTCGTCGACGATGCGGCGGCTGCGCGCGTGGTCGTCGGCGAGCCGCTGCTCGGCGGCTCGGGACAGCATCGCCATCCGGTCGGCCTGCACCTTTTCGTCGCGGGTCAGTTCGATCCGACCGCCTTCCAGGGTGCGGTGCTCCACCTGGGCGAGCATTCCCCACTGCTGAAGATCACGGTAGGGGTCACCGGACGGGAAGACGCCTTCGTCGAGCCGTCGGTTGCCGAAGCGGTTGACCAGACGCCTGGTCTCCTCCTCGTTGGTGTTGCGGAAGGGGGTGGCGGTCAGACCGAGAAGATGGCGTCCGGTCGCGTACTGGGTGAGTCCCAAGTGCCCCAGGATCTCGGTGTACCGCTTGGAGACGGCGGTGTGTGCCTCGTCCACGATCACCAGTGCGGCCTGTCGCAACCACGCGTACGCATCGGTGTCCAGGCAGCGCTCCAACTTGGCGTCCGTAGCGACGACCAGGTGCGGGTGGTCGATGACGTCCCCCACTTCGTTGCTCCCCCAGAGCCGACTGATGGTGAGCGGTCGCTCCGCCCCCACCTTGCTCCACACGAACTTCCAGCTCTGCACCGCCTGTTCGCACAGCTCCTCGGTCTGCGCGATCCACAGCAGAGGACCGGTCAGATCCCCCACCTGCTTGACCCAGCGGATCACGGCTTCGGCGGTGACCCGAGTCTTGCCGGCGCCGGTGGGCAGGGACAGCATTCCGCGCTGCGGGGCCAACCGGTCGAGCAGGGCGGTGATGTTCCGGACCAGGTCCTCCTGGTAGTCGTGGAGCCGGGGGAAGTCCCGTGGGCCGTCCACCGTCTCGTACGCCGGCGGTGACGGGGTTCGGGAACCGGCGAACGACACCGGCAGCTTCAGGTCCGACACGAAGGCGACGGCGGCCGACGAACCGCCGTAGGCGACCGGCGCGTTGGGAAACCTGGCCTGGATGTCCCGGGCGTGCTGCTGGAGCACCCCGTCGCCGTGCGCGTTGAACGCCATCTGAGCTATCCGGTGCCCGGACGGCTCCGCGCCGCCGGTCTCCTGCAGTTCGGCTTCCATGAGCCCTTCGGGCAGCCCGGAGCGCAGGGCATCCGCGCCGATCAGCAGCTCGATCTTGGTCACCACGTCCTCGGCTTCGCGAACGGCTTTCAGCGCCGCCTGGGTCGCGCTGTCCCGTTCCATGCGTTGCTGGTGCTCGAGAACGGTTCGACAGCCCCCCGCACCGAGCCCGAGTCCGAGCTCGCGGTCGATGAGCCGCAGCATCGGCTCACGGCCCAACGGGACGCGCACCTTCACGGTGGTCCCGTGGCGCACGGCGTCCAGCGCCGAGGCCCGGGTGCCGTTCGGTGTACGGACGACCGCCTCCAGTTCGGTACAGTGCTGGACCATGGCGTTCCGATTGGCACCGGTGAGCCTTTGGCGAAGTGACGGGTACAGCTCCACCAGCGGAACCGGGCCGCCTTCCGGCTCTTCCCGCGTCTCCTTCGTGATCACGTCGGTGTAGCGGAGCATGCCCCACTTCTCCGCCATCAGTTCGGCGTCCTCGGGGGTCGTCACAAGGAGTGCCGGGATTCGCTCGGCGCGCAGCGCCCGGTACTCGACGGGGCCGACGGCGAGTGCGATCTCCCCGTCGGGGCGGGTGCCCCACTCGTCCCCGATCCGGCAACGGGTCAGAGAGTCTTCCGGGAAGTCTGCACCGAAGCGGGTCAGCATCACGTAGGTCGCCCCGACGAAGGTGTCGTCCTCGCTGTGGGCGACCTCGCTGAGCAGGGTGTCCCAGCGGTCGCTCGGGACGTCGTCCACGGTGGTCGGCAGGCCGAGTTTGCGGGCCTTCTCCTCGGAGAGGCCCACAGCCACCGGCAGTACGTCCCGGTACGCGACGAGCTGCGGACCGACCGCCTCCTTCAGCGGCTTGATGCCCTGGGATGTCTCGACCGTGCCGTACCTGCGCAGCAGCCAGCGGATCGGCGAGACAACGGACTGGCGGGTGTTGACCCGGGTGCCGTAGTGGCGGGTCCAGTGATCGACCACCGCGCTGTCCGGCAGAGCCTGGAGGAAGGCCGCGCGTGACTCGTCGGAGAGCGCGCGGAACAGATGGAGCGGTCCGCCGATCGGCGATCCCTCGGCCTTCATGGTTTTCAGTCCGGGGCGGGGAGCGTGAGTGTCCAACTTGCGCAGGTATGCGGCGTGGAGCGCCTCGCGGTACTCCTCGAACCACACCTCCCCCTCCGCCGGTCGCAGCCCCGTCACCGGCCGCTCGCGCAGGCCGACCTCGGCGAAGAAGGTCGTGTCGTCGGAGTGGAAGGCCATGTCGACGGCGACGGATCCGTCCCGATCGCCACTCACCACCCGTCCGGGCAGCATGCAGTCCTTGATGGGACGCCACCGGCCGTCGGCGGTCCGGACCCGCAGGGTTTCGCGGGCGGTCGGTACCCGCTCCAGCAGCCGGTGGGACAGCCGCCCCTGTCCGGCTTGCCGGAAAAGTTCCCAGAATCGCTGCCACTCGGCCTCGCCGTAGCCGTCGAAGCCCCGGTCGAGGACGCTGACGAAGCGACCCTCGACGTCGGCCTCACGGATACCGAGCAGGTTCAACGCGTGCATGAGGGAGGGGTCCTCGGCGAGCGCGTCGACCACGTAGACCAGGGACTCGCGCAGACCACCGTGCTCGGTGCGACGGAACACCTGCCCGGGCACCGGTGCCACCAGGCCGTGCTCCTCGGTGAGCACGATGCGGGCCGCGCGCGCCTCTTCGGCGTACGGGGAACGCACCTCGATCATGTCCGCGAGGATGCGAATCGCTGCCGCAGAGGCCTCGGCGGTACCGCATGCGACGAGGGCCTCCAGCCACTCGCGCACGTCCGCTCGCTCGGTCCTGGCCGCCTCGCGGATGTGCTCGACCTTTCCGGAGCGCAGGGAGTCCTCCTCGACGCTCGGATGCAACCAGTCGGCGGGCCGTCCGGGGCACTCGTGCCACATCCGAAGCCAATTGGAGAGGCGCTTGAGGTCCTTGTCGAGACGGGGGTGGATCCTGAGCTCGGAGGGGACCCGCAGGACCCCGTCCTGGTCGGGGAGGGAAGGGCTGACGGCGGCTCGGGCCCAGATCTCACGGGTCAGGAAGTCGTCCGCCCAGCTGATCGACTCCTTCGCTCGACCGGGGAGCAGGCGGAGGTAGGCGGCCGGATCCTCACTCGGGGCGAGGTGGCGGAGGGAGTCGACCACCAGCGCAGCCGACACCTTGATCATTTCCTGATTGAAGGGGGAGGAGTCGAGCAGGTTCTGGCGGTCCTCGTTCGTCTTCCACGCGCCGTTGAGCATGCCGCTCAGGGACATCTCGTACTTGGTGGGGAAGAAGGACCAGAAGCGACCTCGGCCGCGTATACGCGGGCTGCCGTAAAGGCCACTCTTCGGGTCCCTTTCCAGTACCGGAACGGCCCAGGAGACATCGAGCGTGACGCGGTCGTGCAATTCGCCGGCGTCCGCGCGGGCCGTCTGCCCCGGCTCGTGGGTGACGGTGAAGACCCTCCACTCCTCCGAGGACGCCGCCTTCCCCGTCCGGACCTCCCACACGGTGCGGACGTCGCCGACCTGTCGTGTCGTCAGCGTGCGACGGGCCATCGGGCGCGGTCGGCGGTCCTCGAGAACCACCTCGGCGACATGGGGGGAGAAGAGCTGGAACCCGGGCGGGAACTCTTCACGGTCCGAGGAGCCGCCCCCGTGCATGTCCTTCCCCAACCGTCCGTCCGCCCCCTTGAGCAGGGGCAACCTCACGACGGTCGTCGCCCAGCCCAGCAACTCGTCGAGGATCGGGTCCGCCGCGCGCTCCGCCGCGTCGTCCAGCGGACGGGCCGTCCGCAGCACCGGTGCGTCGAAGGTCGGGCCGTATCGGTCTGTCACTCCGGGCACGGCCTTGATCTGCTCGTACGACCAGGCCCGGTCGAACCCGAAGCTGCCGGTTCGGCTGAAGAATTCCGGCGCGTCGGTCACGACGAGAACCGATTTCACCCCGACGCCGAATCGTCCGATCTGTCCACCGCGCTTCTTGGACATGCTCATTCGAAGAATTGTCTCCGCGCCTTCCGGAGTCACCGGGTTTCCCTCGTTGGCGCAGTAGAGGTTGGCGTCGGTGAGGACGACCTGAATTTTCCCGCCGGGATGGTCGGCAATTTCGTCGGCCGCGTTCTGGACGAGTTCGAAAAGCTGTCGGTCGCCGTATCCGCCCTGGGTGATGCGGCGCTCACCGTTGGCGTGTTCGGCGACGAGGCCGGGGTCCACCGCGTAGGTCTGCAGGACACGGGAGGACTGGTCGAGGACGGTACTTATTACCGGGGAGACGGACTGAGACATGGCGCGGACTCCTGTGAACGAAGGCGAGCTGGAAGGTGGAACACGGCGAGGCTCCCTCCCTGCCGGGCCAGCCGTCGGAACGGCCGGCCCGGCAGGGAGGGGTGTGGTGCGGTCGCGACGGGCGAATTGCCGTCGCAAAGCGCCGAGGCGTGCTCGAGCCGTGGGGGGAAGGACTGGAGCGGGGTCGTTCGTCACCGCGCGGGTCGGTGTGACGGCGCGACGAGTCGGTTCACGGACAAGGCGGCGGGCTGTCGTGGTCCTCGGGTTCCTCGACGTGGGGGCCGTCGCCCTGCGAGGTGGCGGTAGGCGCCACCTGCCGGGTCAGGAAGTCCGCGCTCAACTCGCGCATCGACTTCAGGTCGTGATTGCTCCAGTTCTCTATCGCACTCTCCGTTCACTGGGCGAAAAACCGAGGGGAAGTCGTTTTTGGATACAGCTCACCCCCGGTCGCCCGGTGTTCCTTTCGGAACTGGCCGAGCGAGACGTGGAATCCGTCACTATCGAGGTTAGTAGGCGGTCGCTGGATCCCGCAACCCCCTTTTTCCTTCGCCTACTTGGCATTTTTTGTGCCCTTCGGTGAGCGGAGTTCGGGGCTCCGATTGTGAATCGGAAGTAACGGGTCAAGTCGGCCAAACGGGATGAATGCGCCAGGAGACTTGGCGAGAGGGCGATCGACGCTTGTTAACTGTCAGTTGACGATTGATGATCCGTCAAATTAGCCTGTGCCTGTCAGGCACGCAAGAGACTCGCGGAACACGGGAAGCGCAGGTTGCACGTGGAAGCAGGCGAGGATTTCGGGCCCTGGTTGGCCCGCCAACTCAAGCTCACGGGGAAGACCCAGGCGGATCTCGCGGAAGAACTGAAATTGACCCGGGCCGCGGTCTCGGCGTGGATCACGGGGCGCTCGGTGCCCCGCCCCACCGTCATGGAGGAGATTGCCGAGGCGCTCGGCACCGACGTCGGGACCGTGCACACCAGGACCACGGACACTCAGGTCGGCCTTCCCGTGACCTGGTACCACCGCCCCGGCTACCCCGACGGAGGACGCGACGGCGGCAATGCCGCGGCATTCGCCTTCGACGCGGACGTTCAGGTGCTCGCTCGGGAGACATGTCAGAACAGTCTCGACGAGCGGCTCACGGAGAACGGGCGTCCGGTCCGCGTGCGTTACACCCTCCACGAGCTCACCGGCGAGGCGTTGGACGCCTTCCGTAAGGCGATCCTCTGGGACGATCTTCAGCCCCACTACCTCGCGGTCTCGGAGTCGGCCTCCCAGCAGAAGGTCGGACGGGTCGTGGACGCCGGCGTTCGCGACATGTTCGAGAAGGGACGGTTGGTTCTCCTTCGGATCGACGACTACAACGCCTCGGGTCTGACCGGTGACGACTACGACGACGGCAAGTTCGCAGCCGTCGTCCGCCGTCAGCTGGAGAGTCTCAAGTCGGGTCGAGGAGCCGGTGGTTCCTACGGGCTCGGCAAGGCGACGCTCTGGGCGACCAGTGCACTCGGCATGGTTCTGATCAACTCCACGCTCTCCGTCCCCCACGAGGGGCGGACGGAACGCCGTGTCATCGGACGACTGGAACTGCCGTGGCGTTCTGTCGACGGTCAGTCGTACGCCGGCCCCGCCTGGCTCGGGCGGCCCGATCCGGATACGCGAGGGGCGGAGGTGGCTCGTTCCTGGTGGGCCGACGAGGAGACGGTCGAGCGCCTCCATCTCACCCGCGACAGCGACGAGCCGGGAACCTCCTTCCTCATCGTCGGTGCCCATGACGTGGCCAGCCTCGAGCAGAGCACGGTCGCCCTCGACGCCGACGACGAGGACGGGGGTGACGACGACGGCACCCGCGACATCCGTGCCATGCACCGAAGGCTGGTGGAGGCGCTTGGACGGGACTTCTGGGCAGCGATGACCGGTGGAGGAAGTCGACTGCCGCTGCTGGAGACCTCGGTCCGTTCGCTGCGCAACGGTGAGGTCGTCATCGAGGAGGAGAAGGTCGACCCCACCGTCGCCCAGCCCTCTCGAACCCGGGCGCTGCGTGCCTTCTACGACGGGACGACGGTCGACCGGCTCACCGAGGCCGGACAGGTCGCTCTCCGCACCGTCCCGCTCCGGCTCCCACTCTCCGGCGGCCGCCGCGGCACGCTCGGCATCCATCCGGCGATACTGCTGGTCACAGAGGCCGAGGACGCGGACGGCGTCTCGAATCAGGTGCACTCGCTGCGCGGCAATCGCATGACCATCAAGAAGTCCGGGGTCGCCGGCCTGCCGCTGGGCGTCAATGCCTTTCAGGCCGTTCTTCTGGCCGGCCACGCGGCCGGGGAGTCGGTTCCCTTCGCCGAGGAGGCCGAGGAGTTCCTGCGCGCGGCCGAGCCTCCCGAGCACGACCGCTGGGGCCAGTCCGAGGAGTTGACACTCCGCTGGTCGCACAGCGCGCACCATCGCATCGCCCGGCTCACCACGGAGGTCAACGCCGCGGTGAAGGAACTGGTCGCCAGGCCCAAGCGTGCCGGCGGCGAAGGAGGCGCGAAGCTACGGAAGGCGCTGACCGTCCAGCGCAGGACCACGCCCAGGCGCGGCTCCGGACAGGCCCTGCCGGAGCTGGACGGACTCGACGCCGCGATCGGCGCGGACGGGGAGTGGCGGATCACGGCCGAGGTGAAGCTGCCTCGTGGTGACGAACTGCCCACCATGACACCGGTCGTCCTGCTCGATGTGCGGTCGGGCAGCCGCCCCAGGCTCG
Coding sequences within:
- a CDS encoding sacsin N-terminal ATP-binding-like domain-containing protein, whose product is MSQSVSPVISTVLDQSSRVLQTYAVDPGLVAEHANGERRITQGGYGDRQLFELVQNAADEIADHPGGKIQVVLTDANLYCANEGNPVTPEGAETILRMSMSKKRGGQIGRFGVGVKSVLVVTDAPEFFSRTGSFGFDRAWSYEQIKAVPGVTDRYGPTFDAPVLRTARPLDDAAERAADPILDELLGWATTVVRLPLLKGADGRLGKDMHGGGSSDREEFPPGFQLFSPHVAEVVLEDRRPRPMARRTLTTRQVGDVRTVWEVRTGKAASSEEWRVFTVTHEPGQTARADAGELHDRVTLDVSWAVPVLERDPKSGLYGSPRIRGRGRFWSFFPTKYEMSLSGMLNGAWKTNEDRQNLLDSSPFNQEMIKVSAALVVDSLRHLAPSEDPAAYLRLLPGRAKESISWADDFLTREIWARAAVSPSLPDQDGVLRVPSELRIHPRLDKDLKRLSNWLRMWHECPGRPADWLHPSVEEDSLRSGKVEHIREAARTERADVREWLEALVACGTAEASAAAIRILADMIEVRSPYAEEARAARIVLTEEHGLVAPVPGQVFRRTEHGGLRESLVYVVDALAEDPSLMHALNLLGIREADVEGRFVSVLDRGFDGYGEAEWQRFWELFRQAGQGRLSHRLLERVPTARETLRVRTADGRWRPIKDCMLPGRVVSGDRDGSVAVDMAFHSDDTTFFAEVGLRERPVTGLRPAEGEVWFEEYREALHAAYLRKLDTHAPRPGLKTMKAEGSPIGGPLHLFRALSDESRAAFLQALPDSAVVDHWTRHYGTRVNTRQSVVSPIRWLLRRYGTVETSQGIKPLKEAVGPQLVAYRDVLPVAVGLSEEKARKLGLPTTVDDVPSDRWDTLLSEVAHSEDDTFVGATYVMLTRFGADFPEDSLTRCRIGDEWGTRPDGEIALAVGPVEYRALRAERIPALLVTTPEDAELMAEKWGMLRYTDVITKETREEPEGGPVPLVELYPSLRQRLTGANRNAMVQHCTELEAVVRTPNGTRASALDAVRHGTTVKVRVPLGREPMLRLIDRELGLGLGAGGCRTVLEHQQRMERDSATQAALKAVREAEDVVTKIELLIGADALRSGLPEGLMEAELQETGGAEPSGHRIAQMAFNAHGDGVLQQHARDIQARFPNAPVAYGGSSAAVAFVSDLKLPVSFAGSRTPSPPAYETVDGPRDFPRLHDYQEDLVRNITALLDRLAPQRGMLSLPTGAGKTRVTAEAVIRWVKQVGDLTGPLLWIAQTEELCEQAVQSWKFVWSKVGAERPLTISRLWGSNEVGDVIDHPHLVVATDAKLERCLDTDAYAWLRQAALVIVDEAHTAVSKRYTEILGHLGLTQYATGRHLLGLTATPFRNTNEEETRRLVNRFGNRRLDEGVFPSGDPYRDLQQWGMLAQVEHRTLEGGRIELTRDEKVQADRMAMLSRAAEQRLADDHARSRRIVDEVASLPQDWPTLLFATSVDHAKYLAARLNDRGVRAAAVDATTSPTDRRRRIEDFRAGRIRVLTNYGVLTQGFDAPATRVVVVARPVYSTNVYQQMIGRGLRGPRNGGEDTCLILNVSDNIENFDTQLAFTQFEHLWSRK
- a CDS encoding helix-turn-helix domain-containing protein; translated protein: MEAGEDFGPWLARQLKLTGKTQADLAEELKLTRAAVSAWITGRSVPRPTVMEEIAEALGTDVGTVHTRTTDTQVGLPVTWYHRPGYPDGGRDGGNAAAFAFDADVQVLARETCQNSLDERLTENGRPVRVRYTLHELTGEALDAFRKAILWDDLQPHYLAVSESASQQKVGRVVDAGVRDMFEKGRLVLLRIDDYNASGLTGDDYDDGKFAAVVRRQLESLKSGRGAGGSYGLGKATLWATSALGMVLINSTLSVPHEGRTERRVIGRLELPWRSVDGQSYAGPAWLGRPDPDTRGAEVARSWWADEETVERLHLTRDSDEPGTSFLIVGAHDVASLEQSTVALDADDEDGGDDDGTRDIRAMHRRLVEALGRDFWAAMTGGGSRLPLLETSVRSLRNGEVVIEEEKVDPTVAQPSRTRALRAFYDGTTVDRLTEAGQVALRTVPLRLPLSGGRRGTLGIHPAILLVTEAEDADGVSNQVHSLRGNRMTIKKSGVAGLPLGVNAFQAVLLAGHAAGESVPFAEEAEEFLRAAEPPEHDRWGQSEELTLRWSHSAHHRIARLTTEVNAAVKELVARPKRAGGEGGAKLRKALTVQRRTTPRRGSGQALPELDGLDAAIGADGEWRITAEVKLPRGDELPTMTPVVLLDVRSGSRPRLDWAELVAVDGCEVEDGVLRFTPHARRATFRGATDVASHPVRTALTRLVLELRAGKGSEA